From one Culex quinquefasciatus strain JHB chromosome 3, VPISU_Cqui_1.0_pri_paternal, whole genome shotgun sequence genomic stretch:
- the LOC6039130 gene encoding conserved oligomeric Golgi complex subunit 3 isoform X2: MDDVATLKSENANQRRIQARLLQWEQKDNGLAPLSAAQNEFINQLAESLGGGAGTGGGGSANQEEVMQTNFELKTSLDDFKSSSNAAIDSTQDFLSWYNSIDSEILEHFDDVYLDYYEQLRARSAECDNLLGEIDVSLESLKKLTNEYNFVSEKTSSLHQASENLLQDQTRLNEIGEDIRKRLKYFTQAESISQRLQNPTFSVSNDTFVDILNTIDDCLEYMRANPTFSEASAYGIKYRNCLSKATQMMKNYVSNVLANATAQILAKDALEQGSEAAFALFYGKFQASAPKVKRITATIEERLERSVEYEQLLAALHQQFLAQRATIMSGAVEQAIRDLGRKHKGDHCALVRSACAFMVHVCQDEHRLFYQFFAQPSGQLTAYMEGLCTILYDTLRPFIIRIDHLETLAEICSILRVEMLDEHVNYNPESLEAFAKIVYQLLQDVQERIGFRAQNYLESDILNYRPSAGDLAYPEKLEMMESIAASLQQDGNSYLRRADSRSSIASLASQEVEQINSGEGMAKFRGGSGNSPADLHGMWYPTVRRTLVCLSRLYRCIERSIFQSLSQQALAYCIQSVSSAAGQIAQRKSSVDGELFEIKHLLILREQIAPFRVDFTVKETSLDFSKVKTAAFELLQKRKQLFALGSNNALLEFLLDGTPQVREQLLDSRKDVDRQLKMVCEAFIKDATRQLVGPILNFMETAQNHLKQTATAPAPTPQQGMALRMAAFAAPQQISSIIQESIRAIKTKLGPLQRSMQLYLANKDTEFILFRPIRNNVLGSFVKLEQLLATNSYSRDDLTIVSCPSAEQVSVLLSSVNLGQEGVASAPQRKISTSSMGSGGTTKPPIEKKVSFDSGANTVVQIGDEEESQGGVVDGPAVVQEEEGKGQ, translated from the exons ATGGACGACGTGGCCACGCTCAAGAGCGAAAATGCCAACCAGCGCCGAATCCAGGCTCGGCTACTGCAGTGGGAACAGAAGGACAACGGGCTGGCTCCGCTCAGTGCGGCCCAGAATGAGTTCATCAACCAGTTGGCGGAATCGCTAGGGGGTGGAGCCGGAACCGGTGGCGGAGGATCTGCT AACCAAGAAGAAGTCATGCAAACCAACTTCGAGCTCAAGACTTCGCTGGATGACTTCAAGAGTTCGAGCAATGCAGCCATCGATTCCACGCAGGACTTCCTGTCGTGGTACAACTCGATCGACTCGGAGATTCTGGAGCACTTTGACGACGTGTATCTGGATTATTACGAGCAGTTGCGAGCTCGTTCCGCCGAATGCGACAATCTGCTGGGGGAAATCGACGTTTCGTTGGAATCACTCAAGAAGCTCACCAACGAGTACAACTTCGTGTCCGAGAAGACATCGTCGCTTCATCAGGCCAGTGAGAACCTGCTGCAGGATCAAACCCGGCTGAACGAGATCGGCGAGGACATCCGGAAGCGACTCAAGTATTTCACCCAAGCGGAAAGCATCTCCCAGCGACTGCAGAATCCGACCTTTTCCGTGTCGAACGATACCTTCGTGGACATCTTGAACACGATCGACGACTGTCTGGAGTACATGCGCGCCAATCCGACCTTCAGCGAGGCGTCCGCGTACGGCATCAAGTACCGCAACTGCCTCTCGAAGGCCACCCAAATGATGAAGAACTACGTGAGCAACGTGCTGGCGAACGCCACCGCCCAGATTCTGGCCAAGGACGCACTCGAGCAGGGTTCGGAGGCGGCGTTTGCCCTGTTCTACGGCAAGTTCCAGGCGTCGGCGCCCAAGGTCAAGCGAATTACGGCCACCATCGAGGAGCGGCTGGAGCGGAGCGTCGAGTACGAGCAGCTGCTGGCGGCGTTGCATCAGCAGTTTCTTGCCCAGCGGGCCACGATCATGAGTGGGGCTGTGGAGCAGGCGATTCGGGACCTCGGTCGGAAGCACAAGGGCGATCACTGTGCGTTGGTGCGGTCGGCGTGCGCGTTTATGGTGCACGTGTGCCAGGACGAGCACCGGCTGTTCTACCAGTTCTTTGCGCAGCCGAGCGGGCAGTTGAC CGCCTACATGGAGGGCCTCTGCACGATTCTGTACGACACGCTGCGCCCGTTCATCATCCGGATCGACCACCTGGAGACGCTGGCGGAGATTTGCAGCATTCTGCGCGTCGAGATGCTGGACGAGCACGTCAATTACAACCCGGAATCGCTGGAGGCGTTCGCCAAGATCGTGTACCAGCTGCTGCAGGACGTGCAGGAGCGGATCGGGTTCCGGGCGCAGAACTACTTGGAGTCGGACATTTTGAACTATCGCCCTTCGGCTGGGGATTTGGCGTACCCGGAGAAGCTGGAGATGATGGAGTCGATCGCGGCTTCGCTGCAGCAGGATGGGAACAGCTATTTGAGGCGGGCGGATTCGCGGAGTTCGATCGCGTCGCTGGCCTCGCAGGAGGTCGAGCAGATCAATAGCGGGGAGGGGATGGCTAAGTTTCGCGGGGGTTCGGGGAATTCACCGGCGGATTTGCACGGCATGTGGTACCCGACGGTGCGGCGAACGTTGGTGTGTCTTTCGCGGCTGTACCGATGTATTGAGCGATCAATCTTCCAGAGTTTGTCCCAACAGGCGCTGGCGTATTGCATTCAGAGTGTTTCGAGTGCGGCCGGGCAGATTGCGCAGCGCAAGAGTTCGGTGGACGGAGAGTTGTTTGAGATCAAGCATTTGCTGATTCTGCGCGAGCAGATTGCGCCTTTCAGGGTGGATTTTACCGTCAAAGAGACCAGTTTGGATTTCAGCAAGGTGAAGACGGCGGCGTTTGAACTGTTGCAGAAACGGAAGCAACTATTCGCCCTAGGGTCGAACAACGCTTTGTTGGAGTTCTTGCTGGACGGGACGCCGCAGGTCCGGGAGCAGTTGCTCGATTCGCGCAAGGACGTCGATCGCCAGCTGAAGATGGTCTGCGAAGCGTTCATCAAGGACGCCACCCGCCAGCTGGTTGGACCCATCCTTAACTTTATGGAAACAGCGCAGAACCACCTAAAACAAACTGCAACTGCACCAGCTCCAACGCCGCAGCAAGGCATGGCCCTCCGAATGGCCGCCTTCGCCGCACCCCAGCAAATCAGCTCCATCATCCAGGAGAGCATCCGCGCAATCAAAACCAAACTAGGCCCCCTTCAACGCTCGATGCAGCTCTACCTTGCCAACAAGGACACCGAGTTTATCCTGTTTCGCCCCATCCGGAACAACGTGCTCGGATCGTTCGTCAAGCTGGAGCAGCTGCTCGCCACAAATTCGTACAGCCGGGACGACCTGACGATCGTGAGTTGCCCCTCGGCGGAGCAGGTCTCGGTGCTGCTGTCGAGTGTCAACTTGGGACAGGAAGGAGTGGCCTCGGCACCGCAGCGTAAGATAAGCACGTCCTCGATGGGAAGTGGTGGGACGACGAAGCCGCCGATTGAGAAGAAGGTAAGCTTTGATAGTGGGGCCAACACGGTGGTGCAGATTGGGGATGAGGAGGAGAGTCAGGGAGGTGTCGTGGATGGTCCAGCAGTGGTGCAGGAGGAAGAGGGAAAGGGACAGTGA
- the LOC6039130 gene encoding conserved oligomeric Golgi complex subunit 3 isoform X1 translates to MDDVATLKSENANQRRIQARLLQWEQKDNGLAPLSAAQNEFINQLAESLGGGAGTGGGGSAKNQEEVMQTNFELKTSLDDFKSSSNAAIDSTQDFLSWYNSIDSEILEHFDDVYLDYYEQLRARSAECDNLLGEIDVSLESLKKLTNEYNFVSEKTSSLHQASENLLQDQTRLNEIGEDIRKRLKYFTQAESISQRLQNPTFSVSNDTFVDILNTIDDCLEYMRANPTFSEASAYGIKYRNCLSKATQMMKNYVSNVLANATAQILAKDALEQGSEAAFALFYGKFQASAPKVKRITATIEERLERSVEYEQLLAALHQQFLAQRATIMSGAVEQAIRDLGRKHKGDHCALVRSACAFMVHVCQDEHRLFYQFFAQPSGQLTAYMEGLCTILYDTLRPFIIRIDHLETLAEICSILRVEMLDEHVNYNPESLEAFAKIVYQLLQDVQERIGFRAQNYLESDILNYRPSAGDLAYPEKLEMMESIAASLQQDGNSYLRRADSRSSIASLASQEVEQINSGEGMAKFRGGSGNSPADLHGMWYPTVRRTLVCLSRLYRCIERSIFQSLSQQALAYCIQSVSSAAGQIAQRKSSVDGELFEIKHLLILREQIAPFRVDFTVKETSLDFSKVKTAAFELLQKRKQLFALGSNNALLEFLLDGTPQVREQLLDSRKDVDRQLKMVCEAFIKDATRQLVGPILNFMETAQNHLKQTATAPAPTPQQGMALRMAAFAAPQQISSIIQESIRAIKTKLGPLQRSMQLYLANKDTEFILFRPIRNNVLGSFVKLEQLLATNSYSRDDLTIVSCPSAEQVSVLLSSVNLGQEGVASAPQRKISTSSMGSGGTTKPPIEKKVSFDSGANTVVQIGDEEESQGGVVDGPAVVQEEEGKGQ, encoded by the exons ATGGACGACGTGGCCACGCTCAAGAGCGAAAATGCCAACCAGCGCCGAATCCAGGCTCGGCTACTGCAGTGGGAACAGAAGGACAACGGGCTGGCTCCGCTCAGTGCGGCCCAGAATGAGTTCATCAACCAGTTGGCGGAATCGCTAGGGGGTGGAGCCGGAACCGGTGGCGGAGGATCTGCT AAGAACCAAGAAGAAGTCATGCAAACCAACTTCGAGCTCAAGACTTCGCTGGATGACTTCAAGAGTTCGAGCAATGCAGCCATCGATTCCACGCAGGACTTCCTGTCGTGGTACAACTCGATCGACTCGGAGATTCTGGAGCACTTTGACGACGTGTATCTGGATTATTACGAGCAGTTGCGAGCTCGTTCCGCCGAATGCGACAATCTGCTGGGGGAAATCGACGTTTCGTTGGAATCACTCAAGAAGCTCACCAACGAGTACAACTTCGTGTCCGAGAAGACATCGTCGCTTCATCAGGCCAGTGAGAACCTGCTGCAGGATCAAACCCGGCTGAACGAGATCGGCGAGGACATCCGGAAGCGACTCAAGTATTTCACCCAAGCGGAAAGCATCTCCCAGCGACTGCAGAATCCGACCTTTTCCGTGTCGAACGATACCTTCGTGGACATCTTGAACACGATCGACGACTGTCTGGAGTACATGCGCGCCAATCCGACCTTCAGCGAGGCGTCCGCGTACGGCATCAAGTACCGCAACTGCCTCTCGAAGGCCACCCAAATGATGAAGAACTACGTGAGCAACGTGCTGGCGAACGCCACCGCCCAGATTCTGGCCAAGGACGCACTCGAGCAGGGTTCGGAGGCGGCGTTTGCCCTGTTCTACGGCAAGTTCCAGGCGTCGGCGCCCAAGGTCAAGCGAATTACGGCCACCATCGAGGAGCGGCTGGAGCGGAGCGTCGAGTACGAGCAGCTGCTGGCGGCGTTGCATCAGCAGTTTCTTGCCCAGCGGGCCACGATCATGAGTGGGGCTGTGGAGCAGGCGATTCGGGACCTCGGTCGGAAGCACAAGGGCGATCACTGTGCGTTGGTGCGGTCGGCGTGCGCGTTTATGGTGCACGTGTGCCAGGACGAGCACCGGCTGTTCTACCAGTTCTTTGCGCAGCCGAGCGGGCAGTTGAC CGCCTACATGGAGGGCCTCTGCACGATTCTGTACGACACGCTGCGCCCGTTCATCATCCGGATCGACCACCTGGAGACGCTGGCGGAGATTTGCAGCATTCTGCGCGTCGAGATGCTGGACGAGCACGTCAATTACAACCCGGAATCGCTGGAGGCGTTCGCCAAGATCGTGTACCAGCTGCTGCAGGACGTGCAGGAGCGGATCGGGTTCCGGGCGCAGAACTACTTGGAGTCGGACATTTTGAACTATCGCCCTTCGGCTGGGGATTTGGCGTACCCGGAGAAGCTGGAGATGATGGAGTCGATCGCGGCTTCGCTGCAGCAGGATGGGAACAGCTATTTGAGGCGGGCGGATTCGCGGAGTTCGATCGCGTCGCTGGCCTCGCAGGAGGTCGAGCAGATCAATAGCGGGGAGGGGATGGCTAAGTTTCGCGGGGGTTCGGGGAATTCACCGGCGGATTTGCACGGCATGTGGTACCCGACGGTGCGGCGAACGTTGGTGTGTCTTTCGCGGCTGTACCGATGTATTGAGCGATCAATCTTCCAGAGTTTGTCCCAACAGGCGCTGGCGTATTGCATTCAGAGTGTTTCGAGTGCGGCCGGGCAGATTGCGCAGCGCAAGAGTTCGGTGGACGGAGAGTTGTTTGAGATCAAGCATTTGCTGATTCTGCGCGAGCAGATTGCGCCTTTCAGGGTGGATTTTACCGTCAAAGAGACCAGTTTGGATTTCAGCAAGGTGAAGACGGCGGCGTTTGAACTGTTGCAGAAACGGAAGCAACTATTCGCCCTAGGGTCGAACAACGCTTTGTTGGAGTTCTTGCTGGACGGGACGCCGCAGGTCCGGGAGCAGTTGCTCGATTCGCGCAAGGACGTCGATCGCCAGCTGAAGATGGTCTGCGAAGCGTTCATCAAGGACGCCACCCGCCAGCTGGTTGGACCCATCCTTAACTTTATGGAAACAGCGCAGAACCACCTAAAACAAACTGCAACTGCACCAGCTCCAACGCCGCAGCAAGGCATGGCCCTCCGAATGGCCGCCTTCGCCGCACCCCAGCAAATCAGCTCCATCATCCAGGAGAGCATCCGCGCAATCAAAACCAAACTAGGCCCCCTTCAACGCTCGATGCAGCTCTACCTTGCCAACAAGGACACCGAGTTTATCCTGTTTCGCCCCATCCGGAACAACGTGCTCGGATCGTTCGTCAAGCTGGAGCAGCTGCTCGCCACAAATTCGTACAGCCGGGACGACCTGACGATCGTGAGTTGCCCCTCGGCGGAGCAGGTCTCGGTGCTGCTGTCGAGTGTCAACTTGGGACAGGAAGGAGTGGCCTCGGCACCGCAGCGTAAGATAAGCACGTCCTCGATGGGAAGTGGTGGGACGACGAAGCCGCCGATTGAGAAGAAGGTAAGCTTTGATAGTGGGGCCAACACGGTGGTGCAGATTGGGGATGAGGAGGAGAGTCAGGGAGGTGTCGTGGATGGTCCAGCAGTGGTGCAGGAGGAAGAGGGAAAGGGACAGTGA